Proteins from a single region of Polyangiaceae bacterium:
- a CDS encoding SAM-dependent chlorinase/fluorinase: MTHESFAPSGVVSFLTDFGLRDPYVGQMHAVALACDPGLRLVDLCHHAPPQDVGVASFWLERCLRFFAPGVVHVVVVDPGVGSERRAILAQARGQVFVAPDNGVLSRVIDGQSACWEIDAGRLGIDVASRTFHGRDLFTPVAARIAAGLLRPDAVGPSVAPMAAASHVAAPTRDGDDVVGRVLFVDHFGNLVTNLESAQIAQAQSVRVGNTTISIRGTYADAAEGELVALVSSMGTLEIAVRNGSAAARLGVGAGDEVRATLLDAGDEVRAKRD, translated from the coding sequence GTGACGCACGAGTCCTTTGCGCCCTCGGGCGTGGTGAGCTTCCTGACGGACTTCGGCTTGCGTGATCCCTACGTGGGGCAGATGCACGCCGTCGCGCTGGCGTGCGATCCGGGGCTCAGGCTCGTCGATCTGTGTCATCACGCGCCACCCCAAGACGTCGGCGTCGCGAGCTTCTGGCTCGAGCGCTGCTTGCGCTTCTTTGCGCCCGGCGTGGTGCACGTGGTGGTGGTGGATCCCGGTGTAGGCAGCGAGCGGCGTGCGATCCTGGCGCAGGCGCGCGGCCAGGTTTTCGTCGCGCCCGACAACGGCGTGCTGTCCCGCGTGATCGATGGGCAGAGCGCGTGTTGGGAGATCGACGCCGGGCGCCTCGGCATCGACGTGGCGTCGCGCACCTTTCACGGTCGCGATCTGTTCACGCCCGTCGCGGCACGCATCGCGGCGGGCCTGCTGCGCCCCGATGCGGTGGGGCCGAGCGTCGCGCCAATGGCAGCAGCGAGCCACGTGGCTGCGCCCACACGCGACGGCGACGACGTCGTCGGCCGCGTGCTGTTCGTGGATCACTTCGGCAACCTGGTGACGAACTTGGAGAGCGCACAGATCGCGCAGGCGCAGAGCGTGCGAGTCGGCAACACGACCATTTCGATTCGCGGCACCTACGCCGACGCGGCCGAGGGCGAGCTGGTGGCGTTGGTGAGCTCGATGGGCACGCTCGAGATCGCGGTGCGAAACGGCAGCGCTGCGGCACGTCTCGGCGTGGGCGCGGGCGACGAAGTACGCGCGACGCTCCTGGATGCGGGCGACGAAGTGCGCGCGAAACGGGACTGA